One Kineococcus radiotolerans SRS30216 = ATCC BAA-149 DNA window includes the following coding sequences:
- a CDS encoding NAD(+)/NADH kinase, whose product MSLAPRAVLVHRRTPYADVLARHGTRGAAEFFLRTRGQTLDDLEAADERQRAALAAVAAAVPPDWRSGTLEREDLPRFLFAPEDVVVVVGQDGLVANVAKHLSGQVVLGVDPDPARHAGVLVRHRPGDVPDLLRRSVPDAAACEQRTMVRAVTDDGQELHALNEVYVGHRSHQTARYVLGCPGGREEQASSGVVVGTGTGATGWLASLARARGGAVLPGPTDPALAWFVREAWPSRTTGADLVAGALPAVPGEDELTLDVLSDELVVFGDGLEEDRLLLTRGMRLRVGVSPRRLALL is encoded by the coding sequence GTGAGCCTGGCCCCCCGCGCGGTGCTCGTGCACCGGCGCACCCCCTACGCCGACGTCCTCGCCCGCCACGGCACCCGCGGGGCCGCGGAGTTCTTCCTCCGCACCCGCGGCCAGACCCTCGACGACCTCGAGGCCGCCGACGAGCGCCAGCGCGCCGCCCTGGCCGCCGTCGCCGCCGCCGTCCCGCCGGACTGGCGCAGCGGGACCCTCGAACGCGAGGACCTGCCCCGCTTCCTCTTCGCCCCCGAGGACGTCGTCGTGGTCGTCGGGCAGGACGGCCTGGTGGCCAACGTCGCCAAGCACCTCTCCGGCCAGGTCGTCCTCGGCGTCGACCCCGACCCCGCCCGCCACGCCGGGGTCCTCGTCCGCCACCGGCCCGGGGACGTCCCCGACCTGCTGCGGCGCAGCGTCCCCGACGCCGCCGCCTGCGAGCAGCGGACGATGGTGCGCGCGGTCACCGACGACGGGCAGGAGCTGCACGCCCTCAACGAGGTCTACGTCGGGCACCGCAGCCACCAGACCGCCCGCTACGTCCTCGGCTGCCCCGGCGGGCGCGAGGAGCAGGCCTCCAGCGGGGTCGTCGTCGGCACCGGCACCGGCGCCACCGGCTGGCTGGCCTCGCTGGCCCGCGCCCGCGGGGGAGCGGTGCTCCCCGGCCCCACCGACCCCGCGCTGGCCTGGTTCGTGCGCGAGGCGTGGCCCTCGCGCACCACCGGCGCCGACCTCGTCGCCGGCGCCCTCCCCGCGGTCCCCGGCGAGGACGAGCTGACCCTCGACGTCCTCTCCGACGAGCTCGTCGTCTTCGGCGACGGCCTCGAGGAGGACCGCCTGCTGCTGACCCGCGGGATGCGCCTGCGCGTTGGGGTCAGCCCCCGCCGCCTCGCCCTGCTGTGA